The Triticum aestivum cultivar Chinese Spring chromosome 3A, IWGSC CS RefSeq v2.1, whole genome shotgun sequence genome includes a region encoding these proteins:
- the LOC123062215 gene encoding uncharacterized protein isoform X4, with protein sequence MASGGHSGAGVNAIEISGMSPLSELVWSPDDGLSIKIAASSLSTRKASLRWNADTLNIVISSPQQSGGKSGDNVDATLRDAGEMPSQPRTRSDSSVRVSAASPNRTRNLDAQQSTSIRPQEQDSKCSGGISEMSEGEELSDSCCADKLNKEEADICPTRCSNDASHSLASKKGSLQSISEKQVYCATAVHNERSWADNTWRARLVKAISQRDYVLPNNAVNAQSPSSFGSFSNTKKVPGKLAGFLDNQSDKHQDLVMQDNCNGNQEDRVMQENCNGDHQDQVMQEHHKDGPILVKCQSASGVNPVSKCDSASGVNSVARYESTPDVNPARLEKGKEKVMHDQSNYVSNTKEGDDSNESMESCPRMKAPKREYAQYSTAEMSSRNKRYRREYNESYCSGLLNRNGSSFFNWMSSLTNGSTVFDKTTNQKLSETTGHELAGHSLPLENNSSNRLQSVGFNSLFQSLYSHNVMITSRDTPHQSEINHTEREADRLSLTLNGSNSMLDKEISTGRETLDVAVETLAADNLQMESPGGKWNFRDQSGVFPLRAGRNLKMPNSSKSCSKTLEEKQNECHASPLNAAMGNKGGITESLWVSRLLPKTSMKLTDATPCNVYSDFCAVNPKGAGDKLYPSSQQNVNVEKEFNSSQYFTSTGSDNETTSSKCPVIPPEEHKQSETMASILAKRLDALRHAKTSAIRLAISSGITKDHNHRKSPFFINYSSHDGLETGQGTQKSSSGGGRLVLWSGDKGKEQLYPLSDEELRGNMLARGEHQQCGGSMTGKAVAPHDNLEANTSAEYVDRRGVQIKEVGSNSMESLPHNKQIVPYNIITSDIDQSSVVFGALQRLRLSRSDIISGF encoded by the exons ATG GCATCTGGTGGACATTCAGGTGCAGGTGTAAATGCAATCGAAATATCCGGCATGAGCCCTCTGTCTGAGCTGGTGTGGTCTCCGGATGATGGTCTCAGCATTAAAATCGCAGCCTCCAGCCTAAGCACAAGAAAAGCCTCTCTTCGCTGGAATGCGGATACTTTGAACATAGTGATATCTTCGCCTCAGCAGAGCGGCGGCAAGAGTGGTGATAACGTAGATGCCACCCTAAGGGATGCAGGAGAAATGCCGTCGCAACCTCGAACTCGAAGTGACAGTTCAGTGAGAGTATCCGCGGCTAGTCCAAATAGAACACGAAACCTTGATGCGCAACAATCTACTTCTATACGACCACAGGAACAAGATTCAA AATGCTCTGGAGGGATCAGTGAGATGAGTGAGGGGGAAGAATTGTCTGACAGCTGCTGTGCAGATAAGTTGAATAAAGAGGAAGCGGATATTTGCCCCACAAGATGCTCCAACGATGCTTCGCACA GTCTGGCTTCAAAAAAAGGCAGCCTGCAAAGTATTTCGGAAAAACAGGTCTACTGTGCAACCGCTGTCCATAATGAGAGATCTTGGGCAGATAATACCTGGCGAGCTCGATTAGTAAAAGCAATTAGTCAGAGGGACTATGTTTTGCCAAACAATGCAGTGAATGCACAGTCACCTTCATCCTTTGGGAGTTTCAGTAATACAAAAAAGGTCCCAGGCAAGTTGGCAGGTTTTCTAGATAACCAAAGCGATAAGCACCAAGATCTGGTTATGCAGGACAACTGTAATGGTAATCAGGAAGATCGGGTTATGCAGGAAAACTGTAATGGTGATCACCAAGACCAGGTTATGCAGGAGCACCATAAGGATGGGCCTATTCTTGTCAAATGTCAGTCAGCCTCCGGTGTTAACCCTGTTTCAAAATGTGATTCGGCATCCGGTGTTAATTCTGTTGCAAGATATGAGTCAACACCAGATGTTAATCCTGCAAGGCTTGAGAAGGGCAAAGAAAAGGTAATGCACGACCAGAGCAATTATGTCAGCAACACAAAAGAGGGTGATGATAGCAATGAGAGTATGGAGAGTTGTCCTAGGATGAAAGCTCCAAAGAGAGAGTATGCTCAATACTCAACAGCGGAGATGTCTTCTCGGAATAAAAGATATAGAAGGGAATACAATGAAAGTTATTGCTCAGGATTGTTGAACAGAAATGGCAGCTCTTTCTTTAACTGGATGTCTTCTCTGACTAATGGATCAACTGTGTTTGATAAAACTACCAATCAGAAGTTGTCAGAGACTACTGGACATGAACTTGCAGGACATTCTCTGCCACTAGAAAATAACAGTAGCAATCGTCTGCAGTCTGTTGGCTTCAATTCTCTTTTTCAATCTCTTTATAGTCATAACGTTATGATAACTTCAAGAGATACCCCTCATCAATCAGAAATCAATCACACCGAGCGTGAAGCCGACAGGCTATCACTGACTTTGAATGGTAGCAATTCTATGCTTGACAAGGAAATTAGCACAGGCAGAGAAACTCTTGATGTGGCTGTTGAGACTTTAGCTGCTGACAACCTTCAAATGGAGTCACCTGGTGGTAAATGGAATTTTAGAGATCAAAgtggagttttccctttgagagcCGGAAGAAACTTGAAGATGCCTAACTCCAGTAAGTCATGTTCTAAAACtcttgaagaaaaacaaaatgaGTGCCATGCGAGCCCTTTGAATGCTGCAATGGGAAATAAAGGTGGAATCACAGAAAGCTTGTGGGTAAGTCGGCTTTTACCAAAAACATCAATGAAATTGACGGATGCAACTCCATGCAATGTATATAGTGATTTTTGTGCTGTCAATCCAAAGGGTGCAGGTGATAAGCTGTATCCTTCATCTCAACAGAATGTTAATGTGGAGAAGGAATTCAACAGTTCACAATACTTCACTAGCACAGGAAGTGACAATGAGACAACAAGTAGCAAATGCCCGGTGATTCCTCCAGAGGAACATAAGCAGTCTGAAACAATGGCTTCCATTCTTGCAAAGAGATTGGATGCGCTTAGACATGCGAAGACCTCTGCAATTAGGTTGGCTATCTCCAGTGGAATAACTAAAGACCATAATCACAGAAAGAGTCCTTTTTTTATTAATTACAGCAGCCATGATGGACTAGAGACAGGACAAGGAACTCAAAAATCTTCGAGTGGTGGTGGAAGGCTAGTTTTGTGGTCTGGTGACAAAGGAAAGGAACAATTATATCCTCTCAGTGATGAGGAATTAAGAGGAAACATGTTGGCAAGAGGTGAACATCAGCAATGTGGAGGGAGCATGACTGGAAAGGCTGTAGCTCCTCATGATAATTTAGAAGCAAACACGTCTGCTGAATATGTTGATAGAAGAGGAGTACAAATAAAGGAAGTGGGTTCAAATTCCATGGAGAGTCTGCCACATAACAAGCAAATTGTACCTTATAATATTATTACAAGTGACATTGATCAATCAAGTGTTGTTTTTGGAGCCTTGCAGAGGCTTCGTTTGTCTCGATCAGACATCATAAG TGGGTTCTAG